A single window of Engraulis encrasicolus isolate BLACKSEA-1 chromosome 20, IST_EnEncr_1.0, whole genome shotgun sequence DNA harbors:
- the rpa3 gene encoding replication protein A 14 kDa subunit, with amino-acid sequence MSNVYENPKPRINASMLSQHVNKPVCFTGRVEKVHPSGRSLTLSDGEGKTAHVELNDPLDEELSGVVEVVGMVSNKGTIMATAYQPLRDDKYTFDLELYNEALKVVHDYPQYYPFQ; translated from the exons ATGTCAAATGTATACGAGAATCCCAAACCCAGGATTAATGCATCCATGCTCTCTCAACATGTCAACAAGCCGGTTTGTTTCACAGGACGAGTCGAAAAG GTTCATCCTTCCGGAAGATCTTTGACTCTTTCGGATGGAGAGGGCAAGACTGCACATGTGGAGCTAAATGACCCT cttgatGAGGAGCTGAGTGGAGTTGTGGAGGTGGTGGGAATGGTGTCTAACAAAGGCACCATCATGGCTACTGCTTACCAGCCACTCCGGGACGACAAATACACCTTTG ACTTGGAGCTTTACAACGAAGCCTTGAAGGTTGTCCACGACTACCCTCAGTATTATCCTTTCCAATGA